The DNA window GGTTTTAAGAACATAGGAGCTTATATAAACAGAACTACAGACCCAGGCCAAAAGTGCTCTAGCAGATATAAACATGACGTCTTACATGTTCTGTTACCAAAACTAAATGACCACCAAtcctaaataaaaaatactgagacaaagaatacaaaagtttCTACATAAAACAGAAAATCCTCTTGTaagggttaaaaagaaaaaaggacttcaagctgagttaatttttttcaaatgaataactATGGCTCATTCACCAATGTCACTAAtccatttatgaagaaaatagcTAGGATAACATCATATCATTtagctagttttatttttttaattcttatttttattatttatttagttagttaagTAAACTCCAccctcaacgtggggctcaaactcacaaccctgagatcaagagttgcacactccactgaatgagccagccaggtgcccctagctagTTTTAAAGTATTATCAGCATCAGTTATGTTCAGCATTAGCTTCCACAGTAGGATACATCAAATCTCAAACAACTACtggaaaatgtatataatttcttGGTAAACCTTTTTTCAAAATAGAGTCACTAGCATGATGAAAATCATAAATCACAGCCCATGTGGGAAAATTCCTGATATTGCAAAACTGACAGTGCCCCTTTCCTACCAATTAACTGAACTTGCTTAGACACTGAAGCCAGCAAAGTTAGCAAGCcaaaaaggagggaaagacagGTCAACAGACTTGGAGAAAAGTATAATCTTATCAGATAAAACAACGGAACATGACAGCACAACGAgttgatattttaatatctttaatatcttaaaaagaaccaagattaaaaaaaaaaagaaccactagcaaaaaaaaaataaaaataaaattttaaaagcactgctttagggcgcctgggtggctcagttggttgggtgactgccttcggctcaggtcatgatcctggagtccctggattgagtcccgcatcgggctccctgctcagcagggagtctgcttctccctctgaccctcccccctctcatgtgctttctctctctcattctctctctctctctcaaataaataaatctttaaaaaataataaaaaataaaagcactgctTTAGCATCTCTAAAAGCTTTACTCTTatggaaaagaaatgtgtgtCAACACAATCTCTGATAGCACAGTCCCATACCTCTCAGATTCTTCTCAACTATACATTTGTGAGAATTATCTTAAAAAGTCTTCAATTTTACTACAAAGTGCCCTCACTTTTCCTCCTACATTTAAAATGTAGgttatcttggggcacctgggtagctcagtcgttgggtgtctgccttcggctcaggtcatgatcccggggtcctgggatcgagccctgcactgggctccctgctcagcggggagcctgcttctccctctcctactccccctgcttgttttccctctctcgctgtctctctctctctgtcaaataaataaataaaatctttaaaaaaaaccccaccaaaataagaaaataaaatacaggttaTTTTTTCAATCCTAACACTGTATTTTTGACGGttctaaaaataattgttttatgtgACTTATTTTTGCAAAGGATGGTGAAAGGAAGCATTGCATGTAATCTGTGAGTGCAAAAAGGATTACAGCATCTACAGAACACTCGGTGGAAGAAGATTCTGGAAGCGAAGTAACGTGTTCACCCAGCTGTATTATACACGGCTGCAAATGgagtatgtgtgttgtgtgtatccATAACATTTAAACATTACTAGCTAAGAAGTCCTATGAACTAGTTATTATACTGACAGCTTTATATGTATTAGCCCTTATTTTAATGCATACAATGATCATGTCATAATTTTGATCAGTTTCACAAAGGATGAAATAAAGGCTTGGAGAGATTTAACTTTGCCAAGATCAGCCTCTGTTGGCATCACTACATTATACTGCTTCTTAAAATTATAGCAATAATATAGTGACTCTGTACTATGATAAAAACCcacttaattttttataagaacactgtGAAGTAGAGATTCTAACCCCTGCTTTATAGATAAAAACACTggtctttaaagaataaaaactggGATATGAACCCAAGGCAGTCTAACCCTAAAGTCAATGTTCAGAATCATTGCACCCAACAATCCACCAAAAAGATGGCTATCCCAAAAAGGTTCAACCCTACCTAGTAACATCCGGCCTGAGCATCAAAAGTGACAATAAATACCATATACGGAACATCAGGCTGTGTTGTAAGATGTGAGCTAATCATTCTAAAACCTTACCTTGCGTGGTACTTATACAAATTCTATTAAGGtgatgttatccccattttatagacaaagcgAGGGAGGCCTGATGTTAAGCAAACTGGAGGAGGCCTCACAGCTCTGAAGTGACAGAAGTGTGGTGTAAACTTAGGTCTGCTTGACTCCACAACTTGCTTTCTTAACCAGTAAGTCACAATGGAATAGTAATGGGAACAGGAAAGTACTCTCAGATACATGAGTTTTCACTTTTTATCTATCAAATGTTAGAGACTCCCTATTATTGTTTTCCCCTACAAATAATAATACCAGGGTTGGCAAAGGTACCCCCAACTGGCATACTCACGCACTATTAAGAAACACGCATAAGAACTCTGGAAAGGAACATGGCAACACGTATCAGAAGCCTTAGAAATGCTCCTATCCAGTAACTTCACTTCTTACACATCTTAAGTATACTAGCATGCCATAAATCTTGAAAATCTAGCTACCGTATTAATTTGGCCTACAGagtataatccttttttttttttttaatggggtatAATCTTTTGATTAGAGATTATTCTTTCAACATGGAACTAACTACTCAAGCTCTACTTCAGGGCAAGTTAGAGCCCACAGACAAGCCCATCACCTATTTTGGAAATAAGTTTTAGTGGAAACCAGCAATGCCATGTCCTTATTATTTATGCCTGCTTTTGCACCAGGGGCAGAGGTAAGAGGTAGTGACAGACAACACAGGACCCCACAAAGCCATCTGcccctttgcagaaaaagtttgctgagtTCTAATTTTTAGTTCTATAAAACTCTAATTGGAATACAGACTTCAAATGAAAAACTTCAAACCACCTATCATTTGGAGTTTTCTGGTTAATTCCTATCCCTAATAGATAGGACAGGCTGATCTAAATTAAGCAAACACTGGCTTCGTTATCTctagataaaaatgtaaatttaaatggaTATAAAGAACCACAGCTCTCATCTAAGATTCATTTGACCTTCCTGTGAATACAGACAGAGGAGTCTAagtttttcctcatctttaacGAATAGGAAAATATACAATTGAGAATCATTTCCACAactataaaacaataaacaatatgGATAAGCAATACCCTCTTTCCTCATTAGAAagatattcaggggcgcctgggtggctcaattggttgagcacctgactcttgatttcagctcaggtcttgatctcaaggttgtgagttcgagccccgtgttaggctccACGATAAgtgtggagaagggagggagggagggcgggcatgaacaaagtaccacaaacctTGTGTATTCTTAAAGGACATAATGGCTTGTCTGTAGGGGTTTGGTGCATCTGCAGCATCAGTCAGGTTGGCCAGCACCAGCAGAAGCAGGAGACTCTGGTTGGCCAGAGGGgaagaaagttctggagaggCAGCTGCTTTGCTGCCCACGCCACCCAGGGTGAAGACAGTCCAGAGGCCAGCTTGAGAAGAAAACACACAGTTACGATGTGCTGGGACTAGTAAGATGGATATACATATTTCTGTACGATATTCTATACTTTTTAATAACACTCTTTTCAATTATTAAAGTAAACAAGTTCATTACTTGAAAATTCTCATATTgccaaaggatataaaattttttaagactaCCACTCCCTACTCCCATAATTCCACTTCTCCTCCCCATAGATAACCACTATTAAGTTTCCTGtatctttctagatttttttaatatatcaaaacATCTACATAATTATAACAACATTTCATGTACAATTTTATaccaatatatttgaaaacataagcaaaatactaaaatatctaGGAAGATACAAAATGTCAAAATTGGCCAAAGACAAAAATCTGAATGGACAAATTCCCTTAAAAGAGTGGGAAATGGAGTCAAAGAGCTAGCAAATCAAGTCCAGATGTTTTATAAGTAAGTCTACCGAGCCCGCCCAGTACAAACAATTCCCATATTATATAAATAGCTCCAAAGTACAAAACAAGAGGCATATTTACACAACTCATTTGACAAAGCCTGAAAAATCTCCCTGATATAGAAACTGAATAGCAACTGCATTTAAAACAAGAGGGAGAAATGCAAAGAGATTTTTAGATAGACTCAAACAAAAGCAGATGAAATCTTACagaaaaatttgttaaaagaaCAAATGCACCAGGTGTCGGAGCCGCTGCCGCCGAGTCCGGATTCAACCTCGCGCGCCGCTGACGGCCGCCCGCCCGACGTGCACTCCCGATTCCTTTTGGTTCTACGTCCAAAATGGCAACTCTCAAAGATCAGCTGATTCAGAATCTTCTTAAGGAAGAACATACCCCCCAGAATAAGATCACAGTTGTTGGGGTTGGTGCTGTTGGCATGGCTTGTGCCATCAGTATCTTAATGAAGGACTTGGCAGATGAACTTGCTCTTGTTGATGTCATGGAAGACAAACTCAAGGGAGAGATGATGGATCTCCAGCACGGCAGCCTTTTCCTTAGAACACCAAAAATTGTCTCTGGCAAAGATTATAATGTGACTGCAAACTCCAAGCTGGTTATTATCACAGCTGGGGCACGTCAACAAGAGGGAGAAAGCCGTCTTAATTTGGTCCAGCGtaatgtgaacatttttaagTTCATCATTCCTAATATCGTAAAATATAGCCCAAACTGCAAGTTGCTTGTCGTTTCCAATCCAGTGGATATCTTGACCTATGTGGCTTGGAAGATAAGTGGCTTTCCCAAAAACCGTGTTATTGGAAGTGGTTGCAATCTGGATTCAGCCCGGTTCCGTTACCTAATGGGGGAAAGACTGGGAGTTCACGCATTAAGCTGTCACGGGTGGGTCCTTGGGGAGCATGGAGACTCCAGTGTGCCTGTATGGAGTGGAGTGAACATTGCTGGTGTCTCTCTGAAGAATCTGCACCCTGACTTAGGCACTGATGCAGATAAGGAACAGTGGAAAGAGGTTCACAAACAGGTGGTTGACAGTGCCTATGAGGTGATCAAACTGAAAGGCTACACCTCCTGGGCCATTAGACTGTCTGTGGCAGATCTGGCCGAAAGTATAATGAAGAATCTTAGGCGGGTGCATCCAATTTCCACCATGATTAAGGGTCTCTATGGAATTAAAGATGATGTCTTCCTTAGTGTCCCTTGCATCTTGGGACAGAATGGAATTTCAGATGTTGTGAAGGTGACTCTGACTTCTGAGGAGGAGGCCCGTTTGAAGAAGAGTGCAGATACACTTTGGGGGATCCAAAAGGAGCtgcagttttaaagttttctaatgtaCCACTTCACTGTCTAGACTATAGCAGGATTTTAGTTGGAGGTTGTGTATATTGTCCTTATTATCTGATCTGTTActcaagtaatattaaaatggcCTAAGAAAAAAGTCAGTTTCCTAAAGTTCCAAATAGGAATGGTTCACCAAACCCTGCAGCTATATCCTGGTACTGGATGATACCTGTCTTTGTAGCCCTAAATTGGTTAACGTAAGTTAGCCCCACCGTCTCAGAGGCTCCACTGCCACAACTGAGGTTGCTCTGCACACCAGATGTGTGTTTACTGTGTGTTCTGTCACTTCGGGTTCCTTCCCTCAACACCCGACATGCCTAGTCCATCTTTTCCAGTCAGTCACGTTCTGGGATCCAATGTATAAATTCAATATTGAGTGTATTGTGCATAACTGTCCTAAAGGATCTTACTTTGTGTACCATGTATGTCAGAATATAGTGTACATGGCCATATAATGTAAAAAGACAATGCAGCCAACTAAGTGTCATACCaactaaaataccaaataaattttgaacggtgaaaaaaaaaaaaaaaaaaaaaagaacaaatgcacCATGATCATGAAAGTTTTGTCTCTGAAATGCAAGAATTGTTCATCATTCTAGAAATGTATTGATacacaggcatacctcagagagaTTGCAGTTTGGTTCCAGACTACTGCAATAAAGCGAATAGTATTGTGATAAAGTAAATCAAAtgagttttttggtttcccaCTGCATATAagagttatgtttacactatactgtagtgtATTAAGTGTGAaaaatagcattatgtctaaaaaaccaatgtacataccttaattaagaAATACTTCattgttaaaaaatgctaaccatcatctgagctttctgCTACTAGTTCTAAtaactgatcacagatcaccatgacaaatataacattaatgaagaaatttgaaatattgtgagaattaccaaaatgtgacatagagatacaaagtgagcaaatgtGGTTAGAAAAATGGGGCAATTAGGCTTGCTCGATGCAGGGTTGtcacaaaccttaaaaaaaaaaaaaggcagcagtaTGTGCAAAGTACAATCaaacaaaacacagtaaaatgaggtatgcctgtatttctAGTCAGTTTAAAATGATGGAGGGAGAGATGATctggccaatttttaaaattaaacttaaaaccTATTAAGAATTCTTACAAGCTAGAAAAGTAAAGTAACCTCTTTCAAGTCTAAAACCTATCGAAATCCACAGTGGTCACACACTGGAAGAACTCCCATCAATATCACCAACATCACCACCATACTACTGGTGCTCCAAGCAAAAGCGTtaaggcaagggggaaaaaaacagacctcctccccaaccccccaaaaaggaaaaatatttcattatttgcaaGCAACCTGATTGTACACTGTCCAACAGAGTAGCCACTAGCCACCAGCCACTGTGGGAACTGGGCACCTGAAATGTGGTTAGCCCCAAATGCATtttgctgtaagtataaaatactgaATTCTGAAGACttaatacaaaagtaaaaatttcacactaattttttttaatattgattccATGTTGATataatattttggacatattaCATTAAAGAGTATTGTTAAAATAAACTTcagctgtttctttttacttttttaatacaACTActagaaaattataatttacatatgtggTTTGCATCTAGGCTCACATTTTTATCAGACAGAGCTTCCCTACGACATCAAGAGAATTAATACACACTATTAGAACTAATAGGCTTTGGTACAGTTCTACAactaaaaaatcaacatacaaaaaagtCAAAAACCCACCTACACAGAAGCAATAAATAACTACAAAGTCCAATCACTATAGCAACAAACCCAATAAACTCTTTAAGAATcaacacaaaagaaatatgtAAGACCTTCAGGCAGACAACCACAGACCTTGAGACTGAAGGCCATATAAGATCTGAATTAATATATAGATACAACATATTTCTGGACAAAAAGGCAATACCACAAGGggacctgggtggtacagtcagttaagcgactgactgtTTTAGCccaggtcgcgatctcagggtcatgagaccaagtcccattgttgggctccatgctcagcgtggagtcggcttgagattctctctccctctccctctgccccgcccatTCAtgcttctctctaaaataaataaataaatcttaaaaaaaaaaggcaatactGCAAAACTGCCCCTCAGTGAATCTAAAATGCAATACAACCACTATCAAAATGCCAAGAGGAATTAATGCAATTTTTTGTAATACAAACAAATAAAGTATTGctggatataaaaatacataggaaacagttgttggtttttttttttttttttaagattttatttatttatttgacagagagaagagagacagcaagagagggaacacaagcagggggagtgggagaaggggaagcaggcttcccactgagcagggagcccgatacggggcttgatcccaggaccctgggatcatgacccaagccgaaggtagacaccgaatgactgagccacccaggcaccccggaaacAGTTTTTAAGAAGGACTAACCTGGGGAGGAATGTTCCTGGTTAAACAGCAAGACTTTTATAAAGATGAAGTCATTTAAAAGTGTGATACTGGCAGCAGACAAATTAGCTTGATGGACCAGAAATGAGTTCAAGTTCAGAAACAGAACCACATATATTTGAGAATTAACCTTATGATACAGGTAGTATTCCAAATCagtgagaaaaacacaaaattctagaaatgccTCCGGGACAAGAGAATTTAGTCATTTCCccaatatttaattataaaagtatctGTATAAACCTTGAGTTGAGAAAGcctttttcttatataaaaaaacaaaattcaagaagataaaaagaacagtaagttgactacttaaaatattaaatacttagaTGTGATTAAATACGTCCTAAACaagtaagagaaaagaagtaTCTGCaacatacaaaacagaaaaagatatttattttaaaaagagacctCCTGTAAATCAGTAAAGAAAGCCAACAATCCAAAATAAAAGTGGGAAGTAAAAATTCAaagcaataaagagaaattaatgtgATAATAAGATcatccaagaaaacaaaattttttaaaaatatttataacacataGATTGGTAATGGTATATAGAAAATCACCAACAGTGAGAAATCAAGGTGGTACCagatttttgaaggatatttggcAGTtctcattgaaattaaaaatgcacaccCCCATCAACCcagcaattcttttttcttatactaGAGAACACTTGAACAGGCACACAAAGAAGCATGTATTTAATATGGTTTATAAATGTCAGGTAACAGAAACAATGTAGATGTTAACCAACAGTAAACGTTTACAATAAGCTGTGGTTTATCTATACTATGGAATATAGTATGAGTTAAGATATCCACGTATTAACAAGGAAAGCTCTCTAAGATATactgctaagtaaaaaaaaaaaaaaaaaaaaaaggcaagctgcaggaaaactgagataataatttaaaaattacccaCCAAaaccacgtgtgtgtgtgtgtgtgtgtgtgtgcgcgcacgtaaatattaaaaacaaaaacaaaaaacaggaaggactccaaaaaagactcttaactacagagaacaaaactGATGGTggtcagagaggagaggggtgggggatggatgcaacaggtgaaggggattcaggagtgcacttgttgtgataagcactgagCCATGTATAggattgctgaatcactatactgcacacctaaaactaataggACACTGTCTGTTAACCATAttggaatgaaaattaaaaattaaaaaaaaaccaggaaggaTGAAGTGTACACCATACTGGTAACAGAAATTATCTCTGGCATATAATTCAAGAAAGACTTTTgctttatttgtataaattttttgTAAGAAGAATATAAccatttagttctttaaaaataaatgtaaaacaataaaattaaaacagaacaatATAGACCCCATGGGTATATGATTATGTAGAACATGGAAAAACTTCATCAATATATCATTAAGTGAAAATGCAAATCACAGAACAGTATATATGCACCCAAATAATACGCcccacttgttttttaaaaactgtaaagatCCATCCCTCTGCAGGTAAAGGCAGCTACAGGTGCCTGGCAGGGTGCACTGTTGACTGCAGTTAGCTCTGATCATGGGCAAGAGTGAAGGGGACCTGAGGAGTCTCTAACTTCGTTCTGTGTTTATTCAGCTGACTCTCCTACAACATGGATGTATTCAAGCACAACTTTCGGTTagaaacattaacaaaagaagtgagggaaggaagaaaattcctGGTCACCAACCCCAGAAAATGTGATGCAGTACACGCTTGCAATAggactgttatttttaaaaagcaccttcTCACAATTTTGGAGGGATAAACACCAACATGTGAACACTGAGTAGACCTGGGGTGGTGGCAATGGGCGTGATATTTTAGTCTTTGTActcatctagttttttttttttattacttattacaTGGGCAGATGGCATTTGTAAAGAACACCTTTGTTAAGGAAATTAAATGCTtttgtaaagaaattttaaatagatgGCAAAATAAGCAAAGctgagaaatgttatttttcctcAACTAACATAAGCagatacttttaatttcttctttataccATCAACAGTTCAGAGTGAACATTtgttcatttctaatattttacattttctattaaaCACACCATACAAAACTACCGCATGGATACCTgacaatttatcattttatttttaagattttatttatttatttgacagagagaaagatagcaagagcaggaacacaagcagggggagtgggagagggagaagcaggcttcccgctgagcagggagcctgatgcggggctcgatcccaggactctgggatcatgacctgagctgaaggcagacgcttaacgactgaaccacccaggcgccccaacaatttCTCATTTCTTACATGATTGTGGTCCTGCAAATCCCAAACTTTTTCTGTGAGTCACTAGAATGACTTTAATATTTACTCTGAAGAAGCTGTTactggggggtgtgggaggataAATAGCCTTCCTGCCCAAGTTTTGGAGGTCCCTAAAGGTGTATACAGGGAAGCTCAAAGTGCAAAGCATATTCAGTATAAACCTCCAGTGTAGGCACAAGCAAACTTGAGGCCCAGCAAGAGAAGTTAgctgaaggacttttttttctttcatgtaggaaagattttaagattagaaagaagaaaaaatttctgtTAATTACTGTGCTCCCTACTTTTCATTAGGAAAATGTggatatttgaataaaaattatcAACTAATAATTGATTACACATCAccaatttaaatttattcaaaaCAGTGTTCACGATAGAGTTGAAAAACTTGAAACGTTTCATAAGAAACTCAAAATCGTTTAAGAAAAGTACAACCAGTCGCCAAATATTATTTACTTTGGGAATGATTTGTTTATCTTAACATTATAAAAGCTTTCCAGTCACTTCCTTCCACTCAAGAGTATGCTCCGTGACTGTGCCCCCTACATCCACGATCTGTGTGTTCCAGGAtcacaagcaaagaaaaacacaattagGAAGTTCAATCTGcaagaaaaataatcacaaagtGCGCTCCAAGGTAAAAGATAAGTGGTTTTTTTGCTCGTTTGTTTTCTGGATTCTCTTCAGAGCTGCGTATCTTCATGACTAGGAGAAATAAGAGCTAACTGCCACTGGACAAATTTCACAAAATACTGagggcaccccccacccccggcttcaGGTTTCCCCAAGCTGGCTGAGAAGCTGCATATAATGTCAAACTAACTCTTAACTGAGAAGCTAGCACAGCCCAGCCAGCCTCCACCACACAcagcctcctccctttccctggtAAATATTACTGCGATGCTGCCTTTCCTTATAGGGAGAAAGGAGGCAGCCTGCCATTGCCTACATTGTAGTTTAAACTGGCCCATAATGTTGGACCAGAATTCTTCCAAAAGTTCGTTTCTTTTTGTTGATCCAAGCCTCTGATCTATGACCCAAGAATCTTAGTGGAATTGCATTTTCCTGTTGGCAAACAAAATTTCCCTCCACCAGAAAAATAAGGGAAAGTTACAGTATATTTCCTTCTGttctaaaaaagcaaattaagGATGGTCTCCCAAGTTTTTTAATTGTATCCCTCAGGTCTtccaaataaactcttaaaataaaattgatctaACTAAAAGTAAAAAGTACTGAAATTAACTAAAAGAACAAATCTGGTGTTgcttattcaattttttaaaagcaatgactCAAAATTACTTATCCTTAACAATGAAAATGTGAGGAAAATACAAAGTATGACAAACTGaaacatcaataaaataatta is part of the Zalophus californianus isolate mZalCal1 chromosome 14, mZalCal1.pri.v2, whole genome shotgun sequence genome and encodes:
- the LOC118356248 gene encoding L-lactate dehydrogenase A chain-like isoform X2 yields the protein MATLKDQLIQNLLKEEHTPQNKITVVGVGAVGMACAISILMKDLADELALVDVMEDKLKGEMMDLQHGSLFLRTPKIVSGKDYNVTANSKLVIITAGARQQEGESRLNLVQRNVNIFKFIIPNIVKYSPNCKLLVVSNPVDILTYVAWKISGFPKNRVIGSGCNLDSARFRYLMGERLGVHALSCHGWVLGEHGDSSVPVWSGVNIAGVSLKNLHPDLGTDADKEQWKECRYTLGDPKGAAVLKFSNVPLHCLDYSRILVGGCVYCPYYLICYSSNIKMA
- the LOC118356248 gene encoding L-lactate dehydrogenase A chain-like isoform X1 produces the protein MATLKDQLIQNLLKEEHTPQNKITVVGVGAVGMACAISILMKDLADELALVDVMEDKLKGEMMDLQHGSLFLRTPKIVSGKDYNVTANSKLVIITAGARQQEGESRLNLVQRNVNIFKFIIPNIVKYSPNCKLLVVSNPVDILTYVAWKISGFPKNRVIGSGCNLDSARFRYLMGERLGVHALSCHGWVLGEHGDSSVPVWSGVNIAGVSLKNLHPDLGTDADKEQWKEVHKQVVDSAYEVIKLKGYTSWAIRLSVADLAESIMKNLRRVHPISTMIKGLYGIKDDVFLSVPCILGQNGISDVVKVTLTSEEEARLKKSADTLWGIQKELQF